The nucleotide sequence ACCGCGACTGCGCCGTACAATACCGCATACCCAATCATGATATTGCCCGGCACGGAGATGCTTGTAAACATGCCGCCTTGCGCCATGGAAAGCGGATTGTCCGTCGTATCGAATAAAAAAACGGTCATTTTCCGGTATATCGAATCGATCGGAAACACCAGGCTCATGACAATGCCGATATTTACGAGGCTCGCTTTTTCGATGACTGCCCCGAACTGTTCGATAAAGCCGCCGATGAAAGCCGCACCGTAAAGAATGATTGAGATGATTCCGGCATTCAACGTCGACATCCGTGTGCTCAACAATACGCCGAACGCTACTAAAACAAAGGGCTGGATCACGAATACACTAACTGCTTTGATCAATTGCAGCGCCTGGAAGTCCAGCGACATCCAATCCGCTCCGATTCCTTGATGCAGCAGGATGATGGCAAAGAATAAACTGGCGG is from Planococcus liqunii and encodes:
- a CDS encoding ABC transporter permease subunit, with protein sequence MWTIAKLTIQEMVTKRIFLITVVMTLIFLALYGIAIYFAGQEGAEEVGNSGQGTEVFLMQQFISSQLLGVGLYFSSFITALLAIMSSVSSISGEVASHQIDTWLMRPIARSQFVLGKFIGLAFLLIAYAASLFFAIILLHQGIGADWMSLDFQALQLIKAVSVFVIQPFVLVAFGVLLSTRMSTLNAGIISIILYGAAFIGGFIEQFGAVIEKASLVNIGIVMSLVFPIDSIYRKMTVFLFDTTDNPLSMAQGGMFTSISVPGNIMIGYAVLYGAVAVLFSIYSFNKRDV